One window of Vicinamibacterales bacterium genomic DNA carries:
- a CDS encoding NTP transferase domain-containing protein produces the protein MSGRAAILLQSRMGSTRLPGKSLAPIEGRSLFAHCVERLRARSGLPVVLVTTAQPEDDVLVAEAGRLDVPVVRGPADDVLGRYVLAATTLDLVECIRATADNPAVDMDAPRRMLELLRRTGAGYVLEHGLPYGAGVEAVSCAALRYADLLATEPYDREHVTPLIRRDRRFVALDALAPGALRRPEVRLTVDTAEDLEAMRRLYAAAGGAAAAPVPLSAFIAAADALRDERQPESETKAR, from the coding sequence ATGAGCGGGCGTGCCGCCATTCTCCTGCAGTCACGCATGGGCTCGACGCGCCTGCCCGGCAAGTCACTGGCCCCAATTGAAGGCCGGTCGCTGTTTGCGCACTGCGTCGAACGGTTGCGGGCCCGCTCCGGGCTGCCGGTCGTGCTGGTGACGACGGCCCAACCCGAAGACGATGTCCTGGTTGCCGAGGCCGGTCGTCTCGACGTTCCGGTCGTGCGAGGGCCCGCCGACGACGTGCTGGGCCGTTACGTGCTGGCGGCCACCACGCTCGATCTCGTCGAGTGCATCCGCGCCACCGCCGACAACCCGGCCGTCGACATGGACGCGCCGCGGCGCATGCTCGAACTGCTGCGGCGCACCGGGGCCGGCTATGTGCTGGAACACGGGCTCCCATACGGCGCGGGCGTCGAGGCCGTGTCGTGTGCGGCCTTGCGCTATGCCGACCTGCTGGCGACCGAGCCATACGATCGCGAGCACGTGACTCCGCTGATCCGGCGCGACCGCCGGTTCGTGGCTCTTGACGCGCTGGCGCCCGGGGCCCTGCGGCGGCCCGAGGTGCGGCTGACCGTGGATACCGCTGAGGACCTCGAAGCCATGCGACGGTTGTATGCCGCCGCCGGCGGCGCCGCCGCGGCGCCGGTGCCCTTGTCCGCGTTCATCGCGGCGGCGGACGCACTGCGTGACGAACGCCAGCCCGAGTCGGAGACCAAGGCGAGATGA
- a CDS encoding ATP-grasp domain-containing protein, with the protein MSHNVLVTAASRRVPLVQAFQRALLDTGLGGRVVVTDVNALSPAVYAADRAFRVPLASEPGYVDAVLEIAVAEGVSLVVPTIDDELPLFGQARARFANHGVWVAVSAPETSVLCDDKHATCVALAARGIAAAQSWLPHELPAAPRYPLFIKPRHGRGGVGAHVVRNARELAFFLDYVANPVVQGYLEGAEFTIDMLCDFTGRPLSIVPRRRDHIRAGVIDRGCTVNDPSLIQLAEACAKAIPFAGAINIQCRVVGGRPVVFEINPRFSGGIPLTIEAGADFPRMLVDLAAGRAVPPAIGQFRDRLWITSYEASVFLEDSQVRLSMHQPEVAIGAVA; encoded by the coding sequence GTGTCGCATAACGTGCTCGTGACCGCCGCCTCGCGGCGGGTTCCGCTGGTCCAGGCCTTTCAGCGGGCGCTGCTTGACACCGGGCTTGGCGGCAGGGTCGTGGTGACGGACGTCAATGCGCTGTCACCTGCGGTGTACGCGGCCGACCGGGCGTTCCGGGTGCCGTTGGCCAGTGAGCCCGGCTACGTGGACGCGGTACTCGAGATCGCGGTCGCCGAGGGAGTGTCGCTCGTCGTGCCGACCATTGACGACGAATTACCCCTGTTCGGGCAGGCCCGCGCGCGTTTCGCCAACCACGGGGTGTGGGTCGCGGTGTCGGCCCCGGAGACCTCGGTGCTCTGCGACGACAAGCACGCGACCTGCGTGGCGCTGGCCGCCCGCGGCATCGCCGCGGCCCAATCGTGGCTGCCGCACGAACTGCCGGCCGCGCCGCGGTATCCGTTGTTCATCAAGCCGAGGCACGGCCGCGGCGGTGTAGGCGCCCACGTCGTCCGCAATGCCCGTGAGCTTGCGTTCTTTCTCGATTACGTGGCCAATCCGGTCGTCCAGGGCTACCTCGAAGGTGCCGAGTTCACCATCGACATGCTGTGCGACTTCACGGGCCGTCCCCTGTCAATCGTGCCGCGGCGCCGCGACCACATTCGCGCCGGCGTCATCGATCGGGGCTGCACCGTGAACGATCCCTCGCTCATTCAGTTGGCCGAGGCATGCGCGAAGGCCATCCCGTTCGCCGGCGCCATCAACATCCAGTGCCGGGTCGTCGGCGGACGGCCCGTCGTGTTTGAAATCAACCCGCGCTTCTCTGGCGGTATTCCCCTCACGATTGAGGCGGGGGCGGATTTTCCGCGGATGCTGGTCGATCTGGCCGCGGGCCGTGCCGTGCCGCCCGCCATCGGCCAGTTTCGCGATCGGTTGTGGATCACCAGTTACGAGGCATCCGTGTTTCTCGAAGACTCACAGGTCAGGCTGTCAATGCATCAACCCGAAGTCGCCATCGGAGCGGTCGCATGA
- a CDS encoding N-acetylneuraminate synthase family protein, whose product MAFDRAECEVGGRLIASSEPVFVIAEIGLNHGGSLDRALALVDAAAAAGASAIKLQTLEATALVAPNAPAPSHVTATSMREFFARFELDEAAHRRIIARAREHRLAVLATPLSEAAVDLLDGLGVDGFKIASGDVTWAELIVRCARTRRPLVISTGMSALSEVRRALGWAQAAGADQVALLHCVSAYPVPAGSENLRVIASLADEFGVPVGLSDHSADTAGLPLAVALGASIYERHLILERGDGSIDADVSSTPAELAAAVRTAAQAQAALGSGHKTCVPAETPNKAASRRGLYAARRLPAGHVLAPGDLVALRPATGVPVERQGAVIGCRLAHDVEAGLPLFDLDLAGSSREASRVA is encoded by the coding sequence ATGGCCTTTGATCGGGCGGAGTGTGAGGTCGGCGGTCGCCTGATCGCCAGCTCGGAGCCGGTGTTTGTCATCGCCGAGATCGGCTTGAATCACGGCGGCTCGCTCGACCGCGCGCTGGCGCTGGTCGATGCGGCCGCGGCGGCCGGCGCCTCGGCGATCAAGTTGCAGACCCTCGAGGCCACCGCGCTGGTCGCGCCGAATGCGCCCGCGCCGTCGCACGTGACGGCGACGTCGATGCGCGAATTCTTCGCGCGGTTCGAACTGGACGAAGCGGCCCACCGTCGCATCATCGCGCGCGCGCGCGAACACCGCCTGGCGGTCCTCGCGACGCCGCTGTCCGAAGCGGCCGTCGACCTGCTCGACGGTCTGGGCGTCGACGGGTTCAAGATTGCCAGCGGCGACGTGACGTGGGCCGAACTGATCGTTCGGTGCGCCCGGACGCGACGCCCCCTGGTGATTTCGACCGGCATGTCGGCCCTGAGCGAGGTCCGGCGAGCGCTGGGCTGGGCGCAGGCCGCGGGGGCCGATCAGGTGGCCCTATTGCACTGCGTCTCCGCGTATCCCGTGCCCGCGGGCAGTGAGAACCTCCGCGTCATCGCCTCCCTGGCGGACGAATTCGGCGTCCCGGTGGGCCTCTCGGATCATAGCGCCGACACCGCCGGGCTGCCGCTGGCCGTCGCGCTCGGCGCGTCGATCTACGAACGGCATCTCATCCTCGAACGCGGCGACGGCTCGATCGACGCCGACGTGTCCAGCACGCCGGCGGAGCTGGCCGCGGCCGTGCGGACCGCGGCGCAGGCCCAGGCCGCGCTCGGCTCCGGCCACAAGACGTGCGTCCCGGCGGAGACGCCGAACAAGGCGGCCAGCCGCCGCGGACTGTATGCGGCTCGCCGGTTGCCGGCGGGCCACGTCCTCGCGCCCGGCGACCTGGTCGCGTTGCGGCCCGCCACCGGCGTTCCGGTGGAACGTCAGGGCGCCGTGATCGGCTGCCGGTTGGCGCATGACGTCGAGGCGGGCTTGCCGCTGTTCGACCTCGACCTGGCGGGATCGTCACGCGAGGCCAGCCGTGTCGCATAA
- a CDS encoding HAD family hydrolase, whose product MIFDLDDTLYPLDGFVESGFDAVSRYLDRTWGVPRRASRAALLHASRNGERGRELQRCLSRFALPLSLVPSLVDMIRAHRPRLRLPRASFDTLVGLRARWRLAVVTNGLPEMQARKVAALGLSPLVDTIVYAHAVGTRAGKPDAGPFLEAAARLGVPAGRSVFVGDDPVADMLGASRAGMRTIQVATYRLPFIQPTHAADATVRSLTEVPHVAERLMERHGGVHGL is encoded by the coding sequence GTGATCTTCGACCTGGATGACACGCTGTACCCCCTCGACGGCTTCGTCGAGAGCGGGTTCGACGCCGTGTCCCGCTATCTCGATCGGACCTGGGGCGTGCCGCGGCGTGCCTCGCGCGCCGCCTTGCTCCACGCCTCTCGGAACGGGGAGCGGGGGCGTGAACTGCAGCGCTGCCTCTCCAGGTTTGCGCTGCCGCTCTCGCTGGTGCCCTCACTGGTCGACATGATTCGCGCGCATCGGCCGCGCCTGCGGCTGCCGCGCGCGTCCTTCGACACACTGGTCGGCCTGCGCGCACGCTGGCGGCTGGCGGTCGTGACCAACGGCCTTCCCGAGATGCAAGCGCGCAAGGTCGCCGCTCTCGGACTGTCACCGCTGGTCGACACCATCGTCTATGCCCACGCGGTGGGCACGCGCGCGGGCAAGCCCGATGCCGGGCCCTTTCTCGAGGCCGCGGCGCGTCTCGGCGTGCCCGCCGGCCGATCGGTCTTCGTCGGTGACGATCCCGTCGCCGACATGCTCGGCGCGTCGCGCGCGGGCATGCGAACCATTCAGGTGGCCACCTACCGGCTGCCGTTCATTCAACCAACGCACGCCGCCGATGCGACCGTGCGCTCATTGACCGAGGTGCCACATGTCGCGGAACGGCTCATGGAAAGGCATGGGGGAGTTCATGGCCTTTGA
- a CDS encoding DegT/DnrJ/EryC1/StrS aminotransferase family protein yields MAVSTTVADGVVNFAPPSIGHLEIDEVVATMRSGWLSTGPRVREFERAFAEYIGVEHAVAVNSCTAALHLALLASEIGPGDEVITTPLTFCATANVVVHTGATPVFADIDPVTWNLSPAAAAAAVTPRSRAIIPVHYAGRPVDVAGMRAVAARAGLILIEDAAHAVEAVAAGRKIGTTGDFSCFSFYATKNLTTGEGGMLTTSSREGAEYARVAALHGMSRDAWARYGPNGSPHYDVVMPGYKYNMMDLQAAIGLHQLARLGPHLVRREAIWRMYDEALAGLPLTRPAPVAKGDRHARHLYTVLVAPESGWTRDALAAAMAKEGIATSVHFRALHLHPYYAQRFGLTRGMFPHAELVSDRVLSLPLSGGMSHADAGRVIEVLRRLMLGRA; encoded by the coding sequence ATGGCCGTCAGCACCACGGTGGCCGACGGCGTCGTGAACTTCGCCCCGCCCTCGATCGGTCATCTGGAGATCGACGAGGTCGTGGCCACCATGCGTTCGGGGTGGCTCTCGACGGGGCCCCGCGTGCGCGAGTTCGAGCGGGCGTTTGCCGAGTACATTGGCGTCGAGCACGCGGTCGCCGTCAACTCGTGCACGGCGGCCCTGCACCTGGCGCTGCTGGCGTCGGAAATCGGTCCCGGCGACGAGGTCATCACCACGCCGTTGACCTTCTGCGCGACCGCCAACGTCGTGGTGCACACCGGCGCGACGCCGGTGTTTGCCGACATCGACCCGGTCACCTGGAACCTGTCACCGGCTGCCGCCGCCGCCGCGGTGACGCCGCGGTCGCGCGCCATCATTCCCGTGCACTACGCCGGGCGTCCGGTGGATGTCGCCGGCATGCGGGCGGTGGCGGCGCGCGCCGGCCTGATCCTGATCGAAGACGCCGCGCACGCCGTCGAGGCGGTCGCGGCAGGCCGCAAGATCGGCACGACCGGCGATTTTTCGTGCTTCAGCTTCTACGCGACCAAGAACCTGACGACCGGCGAAGGCGGGATGTTGACGACCTCCTCCCGCGAGGGCGCGGAGTACGCCCGCGTCGCGGCCCTGCACGGCATGAGCCGCGATGCGTGGGCGCGCTACGGGCCGAACGGGTCGCCCCACTACGACGTGGTGATGCCCGGCTACAAGTACAACATGATGGACCTGCAGGCGGCGATCGGCCTGCACCAGCTGGCGCGCCTGGGTCCGCACCTCGTGCGACGCGAGGCCATCTGGCGCATGTACGACGAGGCGCTCGCCGGGCTGCCCCTCACGCGGCCGGCCCCGGTGGCCAAGGGCGATCGCCATGCGCGCCATCTCTATACGGTGCTCGTCGCGCCCGAGTCCGGCTGGACCCGCGACGCGCTCGCGGCGGCCATGGCCAAAGAGGGCATCGCGACGAGTGTCCACTTCCGCGCGCTGCACCTGCACCCTTACTACGCGCAACGGTTTGGGTTGACGCGCGGAATGTTCCCGCATGCCGAATTGGTCTCGGATCGTGTGTTGTCGCTGCCGCTGTCCGGAGGCATGAGCCACGCCGACGCCGGCCGCGTGATTGAGGTCCTGCGCCGCCTCATGCTGGGACGGGCATGA
- a CDS encoding chemotaxis protein CheW translates to MQPLDDVVKEFLVESLENLDRLDRSLVDLEQDPHDRENLASIFRTIHTIKGTCGFLGFGKLESVSHVGESLLSRMRDGELVLNAAITTGLLAMVDAIRRILAVVEATGGEPNEDYGELIAMLNRLNAPGQKPAAAPAATVVMAEAVAAPGPASSPVGTATDTTAPRPEHAPARATEEIPMEIEIVDARSSDERPTGGERRPAIVDTSLRVDVGLLDKLMNLVGELVLARNQILQFTTSLSDSAFIGATQRLNLVASELQEGVMKTRMQPIDNVWSKFPRVVRDLAIACGKQVRIEMVGKDTELDKTIIEAIKDPLTHVVRNSADHGIETPSARIACGKPPEGVVRLRAFHEGGQINIEISDDGAGIDPEKVRRKAVDRSMVSAEQAARMSDHEALRLIFLPGFSTAEKITNVSGRGVGMDVVKTNIEKIGGTVDIQSTLGQGTTLKIRIPLTLAIIPALMVSTGGEVFAIPQVSLLELVRLEGEHARAGIERIGAATFYRLRGNLLPLVQLHSELNLASQGDPGIVNIVVLKADDRQFGLVVDSVNDTEEIVVKPLGRQLKSVQVFAGATIMGDGHVALILDATRLAQQAHVLSADRDRKPSDRQGGPLAHETADAQTWMLFQVNGTERMAMPLHLVARLEEFATADIERSGGQEVVQYRGEILPLVSLTRFFGGTANSESDPRQVIVFSDHGRSVGLVVDRILDIVTETITPTRSQARSGILGAAVIQQRVTDLLDVAAIVRHALPESVSEPVAA, encoded by the coding sequence ATGCAGCCTCTCGACGACGTGGTCAAGGAATTTCTGGTTGAAAGTCTGGAGAACCTCGACAGGCTTGACCGCTCGCTGGTCGACCTGGAGCAGGACCCGCACGACCGCGAGAATCTGGCGAGCATCTTTCGCACGATCCACACCATCAAGGGCACTTGTGGATTCCTCGGGTTCGGCAAGCTCGAGTCGGTGTCGCACGTCGGCGAGAGTCTTCTGAGCCGCATGCGTGACGGCGAACTGGTGCTCAATGCCGCGATCACAACGGGCCTGCTGGCCATGGTCGACGCCATTCGACGCATCCTGGCGGTCGTCGAGGCCACCGGAGGTGAACCCAATGAGGACTACGGCGAACTGATCGCCATGCTGAACCGCTTGAACGCGCCCGGCCAGAAGCCGGCGGCCGCGCCGGCGGCGACCGTCGTGATGGCCGAGGCCGTCGCGGCCCCCGGCCCCGCGTCGTCCCCGGTTGGGACGGCCACAGACACGACAGCGCCGCGCCCGGAACACGCTCCGGCGCGCGCGACCGAGGAGATCCCTATGGAGATCGAGATCGTCGACGCGCGCAGTTCGGACGAGCGGCCCACCGGCGGCGAGCGCCGTCCCGCCATCGTCGACACGTCCCTGCGGGTGGACGTGGGCCTGCTCGACAAGTTGATGAACCTGGTCGGGGAACTGGTCCTGGCTCGCAACCAGATTCTGCAGTTCACCACCTCGCTGAGCGACTCGGCATTCATCGGCGCCACGCAGCGGCTGAACCTGGTGGCCTCCGAGCTGCAGGAAGGCGTGATGAAGACACGCATGCAGCCGATCGACAACGTGTGGAGCAAGTTCCCACGCGTCGTGCGGGATCTCGCAATCGCCTGCGGGAAGCAGGTGCGCATCGAGATGGTGGGCAAGGACACCGAGCTCGACAAGACGATCATCGAGGCGATCAAGGATCCCCTCACTCACGTCGTCCGCAATTCGGCTGACCATGGGATCGAGACGCCGAGCGCCCGGATCGCCTGCGGCAAGCCGCCGGAAGGAGTCGTCAGGCTCAGGGCCTTCCATGAGGGCGGCCAGATCAACATCGAGATTAGCGACGACGGCGCCGGCATCGACCCGGAAAAAGTCCGCCGCAAGGCGGTCGACCGGTCGATGGTCTCGGCCGAACAGGCCGCCCGGATGAGCGACCACGAAGCGCTGCGGTTGATCTTCCTGCCCGGGTTCTCAACGGCGGAGAAGATCACCAACGTGTCCGGCCGCGGCGTCGGCATGGACGTCGTCAAGACCAACATCGAGAAGATCGGGGGCACGGTCGACATCCAGAGCACGCTCGGCCAGGGCACGACGCTCAAGATCCGCATTCCGCTCACCCTGGCCATCATCCCGGCGCTGATGGTGTCGACCGGCGGCGAAGTGTTCGCCATTCCGCAGGTGAGCCTGCTCGAGCTGGTCCGGCTCGAAGGCGAGCACGCCCGGGCCGGCATCGAGCGCATCGGCGCCGCGACGTTCTATCGACTCCGCGGCAACCTGCTGCCGCTGGTCCAACTGCATAGCGAACTCAACCTGGCGTCGCAGGGCGATCCCGGCATTGTCAACATCGTCGTGCTGAAGGCGGACGACCGCCAGTTCGGCCTGGTCGTCGACAGCGTAAACGACACCGAGGAAATCGTGGTCAAGCCGCTCGGACGGCAGCTCAAGAGCGTCCAGGTGTTTGCCGGCGCCACGATCATGGGCGACGGCCACGTCGCCCTCATCCTCGACGCCACCCGGCTGGCGCAACAGGCCCACGTGCTGAGCGCGGATCGCGACCGGAAGCCGAGCGACCGGCAGGGTGGCCCGCTCGCGCACGAGACCGCCGACGCGCAGACGTGGATGTTGTTCCAGGTCAACGGCACCGAGCGCATGGCGATGCCGCTCCACCTGGTGGCCCGCCTCGAGGAATTCGCGACCGCCGACATCGAGCGTTCGGGCGGACAGGAGGTCGTGCAGTACCGCGGCGAGATTCTGCCGCTGGTGAGCCTCACCCGTTTCTTTGGTGGCACCGCCAACAGCGAGTCCGACCCCCGCCAGGTGATCGTCTTCTCCGACCATGGCCGGAGCGTTGGCCTCGTGGTCGACCGGATTCTCGACATCGTCACCGAGACCATTACTCCGACGCGGTCCCAGGCCCGATCCGGCATTCTCGGGGCGGCCGTCATCCAGCAACGGGTCACCGACCTGCTCGACGTCGCCGCCATCGTCCGGCATGCGCTCCCCGAGTCCGTGTCCGAGCCGGTGGCCGCGTAG
- a CDS encoding chemotaxis protein CheW: MSTLTANAASSLAGASAPTGTARQFCTFVLDDLYFGVEVLKVQEVIRYQDMTRVPLAPGVVQGLINLRGQIVTAIDLRRRLELPERSDDARPMNVVVRTSDGVVSLLVDEIGDVVEVDDASFERPPDTISGAARALVTGVYKLKHRLLLALDVEQTTALDLESAAERRI, encoded by the coding sequence ATGAGCACACTCACAGCCAACGCTGCATCCTCTCTCGCTGGCGCCTCGGCGCCGACCGGCACCGCGCGACAGTTCTGCACCTTCGTGCTCGACGATTTGTACTTCGGCGTCGAGGTGCTCAAGGTCCAGGAAGTGATCCGCTATCAGGACATGACTCGCGTGCCGCTGGCGCCCGGGGTGGTCCAGGGCTTGATCAACCTGCGCGGGCAAATCGTGACCGCGATCGATCTGCGGCGCCGCCTCGAGCTGCCCGAACGTAGCGACGACGCGCGGCCCATGAACGTGGTGGTCCGCACCTCTGACGGCGTCGTCAGTTTGCTGGTCGACGAGATCGGCGACGTCGTCGAGGTCGACGATGCCAGCTTCGAGCGTCCACCGGACACGATTAGCGGCGCGGCGCGCGCGCTGGTAACCGGCGTCTACAAGCTGAAGCATCGCCTGCTGCTCGCCCTCGACGTCGAGCAGACCACCGCGCTCGACCTCGAGTCGGCCGCCGAGCGGAGGATCTGA
- a CDS encoding methyl-accepting chemotaxis protein has product MRTATTTPLATTTLFERLGGVPAIKAAVDAFYERVLADTDLKPFFTGVNMRWLKGRQNAFFIQALGGPQVYKGKDMAAAHAKLAITPEHFGQVAGHLVAALTAVGVPKALVDEVVAAVAPLAAQIVNSPSQPVGGAASSAGAGARRPQLALARPAQKERFGMANGHTKGANAVASRDEAGAGITELMESTEGLRASLDALRANVMIANSDLEIVYVNERSVETLKGIAGDIKSSFGLSLNDIVGGSIHRFHKDPRRIEAILRNPASLPHEAQFTFGGITLKASVNAAHGPHGDVIGYVVNWDDVSERMRLDAEMGRVSSMMENMPINVMFADRDLKIQYLNPASTRTLKTLEQYLPVRVDQLIGQVIDVFHKNPAHQRSLLGDPKNLPRQAHIQVGPETLDLLVSPIYDNNKTYVGAMVTWSVVTEKLATERKAKELQNEIAQTAQTLASSSEELTALSQQMGSGATETAAQANIVSAASEEVSRNVQTVATGTEEMSASIREIAKNANEAAKVATNAVKVAETTNATINLLGESSAEIGKVIKVITSIAQQTNLLALNATIEAARAGEAGKGFAVVANEVKELAKETAKATEDIGQKIEAIQLNTKGAVAAIAQIGEVINQINDISNTIASAVEEQTATTNEITRNVAEAAKGTAEIAQNITAVAQAAKSTSDGAQETQKASNQLSELAAGLQDLVNRTK; this is encoded by the coding sequence ATGCGAACCGCCACAACCACCCCTCTGGCCACCACCACGCTGTTCGAACGTCTGGGCGGCGTACCGGCGATCAAGGCCGCCGTCGACGCCTTCTACGAGCGCGTGCTGGCCGACACCGACCTGAAGCCGTTCTTCACCGGCGTCAACATGCGCTGGCTCAAGGGGCGCCAGAACGCCTTCTTCATCCAGGCGCTCGGCGGGCCACAGGTCTACAAAGGCAAGGACATGGCGGCCGCGCACGCGAAGCTGGCGATCACGCCGGAGCACTTCGGCCAGGTCGCGGGGCACCTGGTGGCGGCCCTGACGGCGGTCGGCGTGCCGAAGGCCCTGGTCGACGAAGTGGTGGCGGCGGTGGCGCCGCTGGCGGCGCAAATTGTCAATTCGCCGTCGCAGCCAGTGGGCGGCGCGGCGTCATCGGCCGGCGCGGGTGCGCGCAGGCCCCAACTGGCGCTTGCGCGCCCCGCACAGAAAGAGCGATTCGGTATGGCTAACGGACACACGAAGGGCGCCAACGCCGTGGCTTCGCGCGACGAGGCGGGGGCGGGCATCACGGAATTGATGGAATCGACCGAGGGACTGCGCGCGAGCCTGGATGCGCTCCGCGCCAATGTCATGATCGCGAACAGCGATCTCGAGATCGTTTACGTCAACGAACGGAGCGTCGAAACGCTGAAGGGCATCGCCGGCGACATCAAGTCGTCGTTCGGCCTCTCCCTCAACGACATCGTCGGCGGCTCGATTCACCGCTTCCACAAGGATCCCCGCCGCATCGAGGCCATCCTGCGAAACCCCGCCTCCCTGCCTCATGAGGCCCAGTTCACCTTCGGCGGCATCACGCTGAAGGCGTCGGTCAACGCCGCGCACGGCCCGCACGGCGACGTGATCGGCTATGTCGTCAACTGGGACGACGTCAGCGAGCGCATGCGGCTTGACGCCGAGATGGGTCGTGTGAGTTCGATGATGGAGAACATGCCGATCAACGTCATGTTCGCCGATCGCGATCTGAAGATTCAGTACCTGAACCCGGCGTCGACCCGGACCCTCAAGACGCTCGAGCAGTATCTGCCGGTCCGCGTCGACCAGCTGATCGGCCAGGTCATCGACGTCTTCCACAAGAACCCGGCCCATCAGCGCAGCCTGCTCGGCGACCCGAAGAACCTGCCGCGGCAGGCCCACATTCAGGTCGGGCCGGAAACGCTCGATCTGCTGGTCAGCCCGATCTACGACAACAACAAGACCTACGTGGGCGCGATGGTCACCTGGTCGGTGGTGACCGAGAAGCTCGCCACCGAGCGCAAGGCCAAGGAACTGCAGAACGAGATCGCGCAGACGGCCCAGACGCTGGCCTCGTCGTCGGAAGAGCTGACGGCGCTCAGCCAGCAGATGGGCAGCGGCGCCACCGAAACGGCCGCGCAAGCCAATATCGTCTCGGCCGCGTCGGAGGAGGTCAGCAGGAACGTGCAGACCGTTGCCACCGGCACGGAGGAGATGAGCGCCAGCATTCGCGAAATCGCCAAGAACGCCAACGAGGCCGCCAAAGTCGCGACCAATGCGGTGAAAGTGGCCGAGACGACCAACGCCACGATCAACCTGCTCGGCGAGAGCAGCGCCGAGATCGGCAAGGTCATCAAGGTCATCACGTCGATCGCCCAGCAGACCAACCTGCTGGCCCTCAACGCCACCATCGAGGCCGCCCGGGCCGGCGAGGCCGGCAAGGGCTTCGCCGTCGTCGCCAACGAGGTCAAGGAGTTGGCCAAGGAAACCGCGAAGGCCACCGAGGACATCGGCCAGAAGATCGAGGCGATTCAGCTCAACACCAAGGGCGCGGTCGCGGCCATCGCGCAAATCGGCGAGGTGATCAACCAGATCAACGACATCTCGAACACGATTGCCAGCGCCGTGGAAGAACAGACGGCGACCACCAACGAGATCACGCGCAACGTGGCTGAAGCCGCCAAGGGCACCGCCGAAATCGCGCAGAACATCACCGCCGTCGCCCAGGCCGCGAAGAGCACGAGCGACGGCGCCCAGGAGACGCAGAAGGCCTCGAACCAGCTCTCGGAGCTGGCCGCCGGTCTCCAGGATCTGGTCAACCGGACCAAATAG
- a CDS encoding response regulator, with the protein MKALVVDDSRAIRVILGQMLSDLGYEVAEARHGREALIHLQAHTDTALALIDWNMPEMNGLELVQAVHADPQLADIRLMMVTTETEMAQMARAIEAGAHEYVMKPFTKSVIEGKLQLLGLPGAQGAAA; encoded by the coding sequence ATGAAGGCTCTCGTTGTCGACGACTCTCGTGCAATTCGCGTGATTCTGGGCCAGATGCTGTCGGACCTCGGCTACGAGGTTGCCGAAGCACGGCACGGGCGCGAGGCTCTCATTCATCTTCAGGCCCACACCGATACCGCACTCGCGCTGATCGACTGGAACATGCCCGAGATGAACGGCCTGGAACTCGTGCAGGCCGTACACGCCGACCCACAGCTGGCCGACATCCGCCTGATGATGGTCACCACCGAAACCGAGATGGCGCAGATGGCCCGCGCCATCGAAGCCGGCGCCCACGAGTACGTCATGAAGCCGTTCACCAAGTCCGTGATCGAGGGCAAGCTGCAGCTGCTCGGCCTGCCAGGCGCGCAAGGGGCCGCGGCGTGA